From the Chryseobacterium sp. G0201 genome, the window TCATTATTTTTATAATTCAATATCTGGATAAAAGTTTTGTAATTCTTGTTCGTACCTAATATAATCCATTTCATATAGTGCAAAGCTGTAACTACTAAAAAAGCCAGCACTATCTTGTTCATCAAGCCATTGATTAAATTCCTCGTAATCTTCATATTTATACTTATTATCTGTTTTGCTATCTATTGAAAAGAATAATTTTAATATATAATAAATATAATTATCTGTAGAATTAATAACCATAACCGCAAAATCGACATCGCTTGAAATTTCTTTTGGAGATGGTCTACCATGAGATATATCTCCTCGTTTATTTCTAATAGTTCCAATTTCCGCAACAAAAACAGAAATATAGTTTAATTCTTCTATTTCAGTAAATTCCTTTAACTTTTTAAACATTATTTTGACTAATTGCTGAACTGTTTTATCTTCAATTTCAGACGTAGAATAATTGACATCTAAAGTTGATAATATTGACTTAGAAATACCCTCAAAAAGTGATTTACAACTTTCTATTGATATATCAGGATTTGTTTTTATGTTATTTTCTATAAGTTCTAAAATAGTATGATAATATTGAAAGTTTTCAAAAACTTCAATATGCTCATTAATAATATTTCTAGTCAATTTCATCATCAAACAAACATTTGTTGTAATAAACCTTTTTTATATTCTTGTGTGTCTTGTATTTGATTTGAAACTAATTCTATTTTTTCATCAATTCCTGAAAGGAAATTGGCGATTTTAGTTTGTTCACCAATTGATGGTAATAATATTTCTAAATTTCTAATTATTCCTAATGATAAAAACTTTTGTGTACCACCAACATTTTCTTTTTTGAATTGGTTTAGAATTAAACTCGAATTTAAATAGTGTATTAAAAAACTGTTTTTTAAATCTTTTTTTTCTTTAATCAATGCAACATTTTTAATAGCAAATTCATCAGATTTTAATAATACAGGATTTCCAATTGTACCAATCATTCCAAAAATAATATCACCAATATCAACTTTAGACCTTTTGTTAATTTTATCAAAGTCAATTTGAGTAATAAATTCTACATTTTTGAAATCAAGTTTTCCATTTGAATTTAAATTTTTAGAAGTAATTAAGGGATATCCATTGTCAACATATTTTGGGCTATCGTGAGTACCATCTCTGACATCACTAATATTACCTAAAACAACTTTCTCCCAATCTTCAAAGTCATTACCATTATTATCTTTAAACCTTATTTCTTGGTTGAATATTTTTTGCATAATGCCTTTTTTATAGTCTTCTAAAAGTACTTTTTTTTCTTTTAAAAGGTTTAGTTTTTCATCTACTGCTGAAAGGAAATTGGCAATTTTGGTTTGTTCTTCAATAGATGGAATATTAACTTTAATTTCTGACAATCTAGTTGTAGAAATACTTAATACTTTCGTTCCTTGAGCAATTGTTTTAATTTGAATTTTAGAGTAATCAGATTTCATTAAATAATTACCAAAACCCAACGCAATATCGTGTAAATCTGGTCTTGCAATAAAAGTATGTAATCCTGCCAATACATCTTCTTCATTTAAATCAATTATTTCTAAACACTTTCCAATGTCGTCATAATCCTCTGAAGCATCTGCAATAACTAAATCCTTTACTTTTAAAAAATTTTCATTTGGTATTTTTTCTAATGAAATATCATCATTAATATATGGAACTAATTCATTTTCAATTTTAAACAATGAATTAAATTTTGAATGAATATCACCATAATGAATATTTTTTACAAGTCCATTTTCATAATTTAGCTTATCTCTTGATAAAGAATTTGTACTTCTGAAAGAATAAATTTCTTTAAAATATTTATGCTTCCAATCATCCCTAAACTCTTGAAATCTTAATTTTGGTTGAAGTGATTTCATATTAAAAAGGTGTTTTAATATTTAACTCTTTGCAAAATGTAGCAATTGTATTGTCAACCTCTTTCATTTTAATTTTTACTGTTTGTAATTTATCTGCAATTGCATCAATATTAATTTCAATAGCTTCTTCAAATGTATTTACATAACGAGGAATGTTTAAATTATAATCGTTTGCTTTTACTTCTTCGAGTGTTGCAATGTTTGAATATTTTTCAATTACAGTTCTGTTTTGATAAGTAGCTATAATTTTATCAACGTCCTGTTCTCTTAAAACATTTTGATTTTTTACTTTTTCAAAATCGTTACTTGCATCAATGAATAAAATGTTTTCTGGAGTTTCTTTGCATTTTTTTAAAACCAAAATACAGGTTGGAATACTTGTTCCATAAAATAAGTTAGAAGGCAAACCAATAATTGCATCAATGTAGTTTCTATCTTCGATTAAATATTTACGAATATGACCTTCAGCAGCACCGCGGAATAAAACACCGTGAGGAGCAATACAAGCCATAATTCCGTTATCATCTAGCTGGTGTACCATGTGTTGAATAAAAGCAAAATCGGCTTTAGTTCCCGGTGCAAGTCTTCCGTATTGTGAAAATCTGTCATCATTAGAAAATAAAGGATTTGCAGACCACTTGGCAGAAAATGGAGGATTAGCTACAATAGCATCAAATTTAAAATCTAAGTGTTGTGGTTTTTCAAGCGTGTCTTCATTTTTAATATCGAATTTATGATAATTGACATCGTGCAAAATCATATTCATTCGAGCCAAGTTGTATGTTGTACGGTTTTGTTCTTGTCCGTAGAAATGCCCTACTTCTTCAACTTCTCTAGCTACACGAAGCAACAACGAACCACTACCACATGTTGGATCATAAACAGATTTTAATTTGTTTTTACGGGTAGTTACAATTTTAGCTAAAACAGTGGATACTTGTTGCGGTGTATAAAATTCTCCTGCTTTTTGTCCTGCACCTGCTGCAAATTGTCCTATTAAATATTCATATGCATCACCCAAAACATCACCATCAGTATTGTCTAGATCGAAATCAATTTCATCTAATGCAGTTAAGATTTTAACAATAACATCGTTTCTGTCTTTTGTCGTTCTTCCAATTTTAGTTGAGTTTAAATCTATATCATAAAATAAATTATCAAAGTCGTCTTGGCTCTCCGAACCCATTGTACTTTTTTCGATACTATTTAAAACATTGGCTAAATCTTCTAAAATGAATGTGCTTTGTATTTGCTCTTCATCATCTTCATTAATAACCTTTGCATTACCTTTTTTAGCAAGATTTGTAAATAGTTCTGATGGCTTTAAGAAATAACCTAATGCGTCAACAGTTGCCTCTTTTAAGGCTTCTAAAATAACTTTTCCGTCCGTGCTGTTTTCGTCTATTTCACTAAATACTAATCCATCTGGTTTTAGGAATTCATTTGCCTTTCTTTCTAATTTCTCTGAAAGGTATTTGTAGAATATAAAACCAAGGATATAATCTTGAAATTGATTCGCGGAAATTTTACCTCTTAATATATTGGCTATTGCCCATAATTGGGTTTCTAGAAGTTTCTTTTGTTCGTCTGACATTACTAACTTTTCATTATTTTGGTAAATATATAATTTAAAAATATTTTTTATTTATTGTTTTTTTCTTTTTTTGATTGCGCTCTCAAATGCACGACACCTTATTATTGAATATAATCAAGGTAAGAATGATTTCAATCAAAAATTCAACCCCCCTCTTCTTTTGATAGTGGAATTTTATATATTACAAGATTGTCCCAGTTGAATGCCATTCTTTTAATAGTATGGTGCAAATTGTCAGTTTATCTCTTTTGGAACATTTGCTTAAACTATTATTCCAACCTGTGTATAATGGTTTTCTGTGGAAAATACGCACCACTTGACCAGTTTAAAATTTTGTCAATAATTTGAATTTTTATTTGAAGGTGGGGATTGTTTTTAGTCTTCAGGATTTTATAATATTTTTCCTTGTATCTGGCAAATTTATTACGATTGGCTTCCTGCTTCAAATCGTCCCAAAACTCAACTTTTCTACTTTTACTAATAAACTGCACCTCCTCTGTTTTTAAGTTACTAAAATCAGGTGAATTGTTTATTATTAAAACATTTTCCCATTCGCTTAAAATTTTCTGTGCTAAGATTGCGTATGTTTCAATTTTCAATAAATCTGAAACGGTCTTGATTCCATATTTATTAATATTTGCACTTTTCTTACTTTTAACTTCAAACCGAAAAGTATCTTGGTTAATACCATACTCCGGAAATTCCGAAAATTGTAATCCTTTTGCATATGCTTTTATTTGTTTGTAGTTCGTCGCATGTGTAATTTTAAAATATTTATTCTTAGATTCGGGAATCATAAAGACTGTCTTTTTATAGAAATACAATCCGTTGACAAGGGTTTTAACATCAATATCAGGAGTAAGATTTAAACCAAACTCAATATTTACCACTTTCAGAATATTGTATTCGTGGGGTTCTATTTTTAAATAAGTCAGAATATCTAAAACGGTTTTAATACAATTGTCAGGCGTTAAATCATTACCATTATGGTGGTATTGGTTATAATGATAATGTGGGCTTATTGAAATTTCCAAGTGATGAAAACCGACTAATCCACCATTTTCAAAGCTCTTTCTAAAATCCAATCTCATCAATTTACCATACTTACAAAAACCAATATAATTATTATTACGGTGTTTGTATTTTTCAAACCCTTGAACTTTTGCAAGTCTTTGGATAATGCCCTGATCTGTGGTACTTAGCTTAAGATTATCTAACATTCAATATCTTTGTTAT encodes:
- a CDS encoding type I restriction-modification system subunit M, producing the protein MSDEQKKLLETQLWAIANILRGKISANQFQDYILGFIFYKYLSEKLERKANEFLKPDGLVFSEIDENSTDGKVILEALKEATVDALGYFLKPSELFTNLAKKGNAKVINEDDEEQIQSTFILEDLANVLNSIEKSTMGSESQDDFDNLFYDIDLNSTKIGRTTKDRNDVIVKILTALDEIDFDLDNTDGDVLGDAYEYLIGQFAAGAGQKAGEFYTPQQVSTVLAKIVTTRKNKLKSVYDPTCGSGSLLLRVAREVEEVGHFYGQEQNRTTYNLARMNMILHDVNYHKFDIKNEDTLEKPQHLDFKFDAIVANPPFSAKWSANPLFSNDDRFSQYGRLAPGTKADFAFIQHMVHQLDDNGIMACIAPHGVLFRGAAEGHIRKYLIEDRNYIDAIIGLPSNLFYGTSIPTCILVLKKCKETPENILFIDASNDFEKVKNQNVLREQDVDKIIATYQNRTVIEKYSNIATLEEVKANDYNLNIPRYVNTFEEAIEINIDAIADKLQTVKIKMKEVDNTIATFCKELNIKTPF
- a CDS encoding restriction endonuclease subunit S, yielding MKSLQPKLRFQEFRDDWKHKYFKEIYSFRSTNSLSRDKLNYENGLVKNIHYGDIHSKFNSLFKIENELVPYINDDISLEKIPNENFLKVKDLVIADASEDYDDIGKCLEIIDLNEEDVLAGLHTFIARPDLHDIALGFGNYLMKSDYSKIQIKTIAQGTKVLSISTTRLSEIKVNIPSIEEQTKIANFLSAVDEKLNLLKEKKVLLEDYKKGIMQKIFNQEIRFKDNNGNDFEDWEKVVLGNISDVRDGTHDSPKYVDNGYPLITSKNLNSNGKLDFKNVEFITQIDFDKINKRSKVDIGDIIFGMIGTIGNPVLLKSDEFAIKNVALIKEKKDLKNSFLIHYLNSSLILNQFKKENVGGTQKFLSLGIIRNLEILLPSIGEQTKIANFLSGIDEKIELVSNQIQDTQEYKKGLLQQMFV
- a CDS encoding abortive infection family protein is translated as MMKLTRNIINEHIEVFENFQYYHTILELIENNIKTNPDISIESCKSLFEGISKSILSTLDVNYSTSEIEDKTVQQLVKIMFKKLKEFTEIEELNYISVFVAEIGTIRNKRGDISHGRPSPKEISSDVDFAVMVINSTDNYIYYILKLFFSIDSKTDNKYKYEDYEEFNQWLDEQDSAGFFSSYSFALYEMDYIRYEQELQNFYPDIEL